Part of the Janibacter alkaliphilus genome is shown below.
TCGGCCGTCCCGCCGTCGTCGGACCCGTTCGATCCGGCGTCGTCCCCGCTGCTGCCGGCGTGCTCCCCGGTACCGCTGCCGCTCTCGTCCTCCTGGGGCGCGTAGCCGCGCCCGGGCCGCCGCTTGCGCAGCGGCGGGGTCACCCCGGGGGCGAGCCGGCGGGTGCTGATGAGGAAGCCGGTGTGCCCGTGCATCCGGTGCTGCGGGCGCACCGCCAGCCCCTCGAGGTGCCAGCCGCGGACCATCGACTCCCAGGCCTCGGGCTCGGTGAAGGTGCCGTGGTCGCGCATCGCCTCGGCCACCTTGCTCAGCTGGGTCGCGGTGGCGACGTAGCAGATGAGCACCCCGCCGGGGGCCAGCGCCTGCGACACCACGTCGAGGCAGTCCCAGGGGGCGAGCATGTCCAGCACCACCCGGTCGACGCTGCCGGGCTCCGCCTCGTGCGGCAGCGCCTCGACGAGGTCGCCGACCTGCACGGTCCAGGCCGGGTGGTCCTCGCCGAAGAAGGCGCGGGCGTTGGCCACCGCGATCTCGGCGAAGTCGGCCCGGCGCTCGAAGGAGTGCACCCGCCCGGTCTCCCCCACGGCGCGCAGCAGCGACATCGACAGCGCCCCGGAGCCCACCCCGGCCTCGACGACGACGGCGCCGGGGAAGACGTCGGCCATGGTGATGATCTGGCCGGCGTCCTTGGGGTAGATCACCGCGGCCCCGCGCGGCATGGACATGACGTAGTCCGAGAGCAGCGGCCGCAGCGCGAGGTACTGCACGCCGGCGGTGTTGGTCACCGTCGAGCCGTCCGGAGCGCCGATGAGCTCGTCGTGGCGCACGTGCCCCTTGTGCGTGTGGAACTGCTTGCCCGGGGCGAGGGTGATGGTGTGCATCCGGCCCTTGGGGTCGGTCAGCTGCACCCGGTCCCCCTCACGGAAGGGGCCGCGGCGGTAGCGGGATCCGGTGGCGGTCATGGTGGCGGAGTCTAGGGGTGCTCAGCGGCCGCGCAGCGCCGCATTCAGCCGCTCAGCGCGGACCACGCCGCGCAGCCGGCCAGCGTCGGTCACCGCGACGACGCCGCTGCCGGAGGTCTGGAAGGCGCGGACCAGGTCCAGCGTCGGCGTCGGCCCGCCCACCTCGGTCGACCAGCCGGACGGGAGCTGGCTGGTCACGGCGGCCACCGCCGTCGTCTCCACCCGGTCCGCCGGCACCGCCCGGACGGCGTCGTGGTCGATGAGCCCGACCGGGAGCCCCGCGGCGTCGACGACGACCGGCAGCGCCCGGGCCTGCAGCAGCCGCGCGACGGGCTCGTCCGCGCCGATCGCCACGGCCGGCTCGAGCAGCGCGCCCACGTCCACCGTCGCCAGCGCCCGCATCGCCTGCCCGGCGGCGATC
Proteins encoded:
- a CDS encoding tRNA (adenine-N1)-methyltransferase, giving the protein MTATGSRYRRGPFREGDRVQLTDPKGRMHTITLAPGKQFHTHKGHVRHDELIGAPDGSTVTNTAGVQYLALRPLLSDYVMSMPRGAAVIYPKDAGQIITMADVFPGAVVVEAGVGSGALSMSLLRAVGETGRVHSFERRADFAEIAVANARAFFGEDHPAWTVQVGDLVEALPHEAEPGSVDRVVLDMLAPWDCLDVVSQALAPGGVLICYVATATQLSKVAEAMRDHGTFTEPEAWESMVRGWHLEGLAVRPQHRMHGHTGFLISTRRLAPGVTPPLRKRRPGRGYAPQEDESGSGTGEHAGSSGDDAGSNGSDDGGTAEQEWTPEALGERVASPKKMRKLVRGVVPPTER